One Dethiobacter alkaliphilus AHT 1 genomic window carries:
- a CDS encoding 4Fe-4S double cluster binding domain-containing protein → MTKKAEQLKEEIICTLKSGGAPYAGIADLTKAENGMNLHVEPRLKRFERAVSFIIPFPRSVIEELLEGPTHTYLHYYRAVNTLIDDLSIRLCALIEAHGFEAFPVPSSQRTGKHRLDSIFPHRIAAFLAGMGWIGKSGCLVNPTFGPRVRLGTVLTTAPLVPDEPLEVRCGECTRCAEACPAQAIKGRLFAPDIPLTERLAPERCDSYQNEVRDRFGKRVCGLCLAACPYGKPHSAAGNGQ, encoded by the coding sequence ATGACAAAAAAAGCTGAACAACTAAAAGAAGAAATAATATGTACGCTAAAAAGCGGCGGTGCTCCCTATGCGGGCATTGCTGATTTAACTAAGGCAGAAAACGGCATGAACCTTCACGTGGAGCCCAGACTAAAGCGTTTTGAGCGGGCTGTGTCCTTCATAATACCTTTTCCCCGCTCCGTTATTGAAGAACTGCTGGAGGGGCCCACTCATACATACCTGCACTATTACCGTGCAGTAAACACTTTGATTGATGATTTATCCATCCGCCTGTGCGCCTTAATTGAGGCGCATGGTTTTGAAGCATTTCCTGTTCCATCTTCTCAGCGAACCGGCAAACACCGACTCGACAGTATTTTCCCGCACCGGATTGCCGCCTTTTTGGCCGGCATGGGCTGGATTGGCAAAAGCGGCTGCCTGGTAAATCCCACCTTCGGGCCACGGGTCCGTTTGGGAACGGTGCTGACCACCGCTCCTCTTGTGCCCGATGAACCCCTTGAGGTCCGCTGCGGAGAATGTACCCGCTGCGCCGAGGCCTGTCCTGCCCAGGCCATCAAAGGCAGGCTGTTTGCTCCGGACATACCGCTTACTGAGCGCCTGGCACCGGAGCGCTGCGACAGCTATCAGAATGAAGTAAGAGATAGGTTTGGTAAGCGTGTCTGTGGTTTATGCCTGGCGGCCTGTCCGTACGGAAAGCCGCATTCAGCGGCGGGTAATGGCCAGTAA
- a CDS encoding tRNA (mnm(5)s(2)U34)-methyltransferase: MKKPLLFARELIAEKLPTGGVAVDATCGNGHDTLFLAQQVGPGGTVLAFDIQQQAVDATKERLAEAALLDRVQLYTDSHANLDDYVQSGIDAMMFNLGYLPGSDHEVVTQPQTTVAALGVAVEKLNKNGIITLVVYTGHAGGPEEYQAVRKFAATLPQRDYIVLEYQLINQINRPPLLLAITRR; this comes from the coding sequence ATGAAAAAACCGTTACTTTTTGCACGGGAGTTGATTGCAGAAAAGCTGCCTACCGGCGGCGTTGCCGTGGATGCCACCTGCGGCAACGGGCATGATACGCTGTTTCTGGCCCAGCAAGTGGGTCCAGGCGGCACCGTCCTGGCCTTTGATATTCAACAGCAGGCCGTTGATGCCACAAAAGAAAGGCTGGCAGAAGCAGCCCTTTTGGACAGAGTACAGCTCTATACCGACAGCCATGCCAATCTTGACGATTATGTCCAAAGCGGCATTGACGCCATGATGTTTAACCTGGGGTATCTGCCCGGCAGCGACCATGAGGTTGTCACTCAGCCCCAAACAACAGTGGCTGCCCTGGGAGTTGCGGTGGAAAAACTAAACAAAAACGGCATAATAACTCTGGTGGTCTACACCGGCCATGCCGGTGGCCCGGAGGAATACCAGGCGGTGCGCAAATTTGCCGCCACCCTGCCGCAGAGGGACTACATTGTGCTGGAATATCAGCTAATAAACCAGATTAACCGGCCGCCGCTGTTACTGGCCATTACCCGCCGCTGA
- a CDS encoding YetF domain-containing protein: protein MEWALFTRSAILYLAVLLAIRIMGKREVGQLSAFDLVVAIMIAELAAMSMEQIDMPLHEGLIPIFTLVALEILFAFLSMKSHTIRGIVDGGPSIVIANGKIIEKEMRKLRYNMSDLLTQLRVKDVPNIADVQYAVLETSGELSVILRPEKRPVTPQDLGLPTKYEGMPTPLVFDGHIHFNNLRGLHLDEQWLLKEVQKKGVDRIEDVLFASLDTDGNLYISEKESSRKPAD, encoded by the coding sequence TTGGAATGGGCTTTGTTCACACGGTCAGCGATTTTATATCTGGCGGTTTTGCTTGCCATCCGCATCATGGGCAAAAGGGAAGTGGGGCAACTATCGGCTTTTGACCTGGTGGTGGCCATTATGATTGCCGAATTGGCGGCCATGTCCATGGAACAAATTGATATGCCCCTCCATGAAGGCCTGATTCCCATTTTTACGCTGGTGGCTCTGGAGATTTTATTTGCCTTTTTAAGTATGAAAAGCCATACTATCCGCGGCATTGTGGACGGAGGACCCAGTATAGTTATTGCCAACGGCAAGATTATTGAAAAGGAAATGCGCAAACTCCGCTATAATATGTCCGATTTACTTACTCAACTGCGCGTAAAGGACGTTCCCAATATTGCGGACGTCCAATATGCGGTGCTGGAAACTTCCGGAGAACTGAGTGTAATTCTCAGGCCGGAGAAACGTCCGGTAACTCCCCAGGATCTGGGTTTGCCCACCAAGTATGAGGGTATGCCCACGCCCCTGGTTTTTGACGGTCATATCCACTTCAACAACCTGCGCGGACTTCATCTTGATGAACAATGGCTGTTAAAAGAGGTGCAGAAAAAAGGGGTGGACCGCATTGAAGATGTGCTTTTTGCCAGCCTGGATACCGACGGCAATCTCTACATCAGTGAAAAAGAATCATCAAGAAAGCCTGCCGACTAG
- a CDS encoding response regulator transcription factor yields MSNKILLVEDEKNIVLGVTICLRSEGLEVEVAEDGADALRKIEAEKPALVLLDLVMPKLNGLDALQIMKEKEEMKDIPVIVLSARAQEEDIQRAMDLGANDYMAKPFRPDELLAVIDRVLGR; encoded by the coding sequence ATGAGCAATAAGATTCTGTTAGTTGAAGACGAAAAGAACATTGTACTTGGTGTTACCATCTGCCTGCGCAGTGAAGGCCTGGAGGTGGAAGTGGCCGAAGACGGAGCAGATGCCTTGCGTAAAATTGAAGCAGAAAAACCGGCGCTGGTGCTTCTTGATTTGGTGATGCCCAAGCTTAATGGATTGGATGCCCTGCAGATTATGAAAGAGAAGGAAGAAATGAAGGATATCCCGGTAATTGTCCTCAGTGCCCGTGCACAGGAGGAGGATATCCAGCGCGCCATGGATTTGGGCGCCAATGATTATATGGCCAAGCCTTTCCGTCCCGATGAGCTGCTGGCGGTAATTGACCGCGTGCTGGGACGGTAA
- a CDS encoding sensor histidine kinase encodes MMEDGKLVGTVLLVTDVTHYERADRLKTQFVATVSHEFRNPLTSIVMAAELLLAGKQVELSGEGLALTQAIRDDAQRLTRLVSNLLNLSKLEEGEIKMELESARVCEMVTAAIGPLELQLKEKGIKLNIEIPEDLPNVLVDATKATWIVTNLVGNAIRYTPEEGDINIFAWHRDRKVFISVCDSGVGIEPSNHKKIFDKYAQVKGNGSAGGAGLGLAIAKEIVEAHGGRIWVESDLDKGACFKFTLPVKEEEEKIHEQ; translated from the coding sequence ATGATGGAGGACGGTAAACTGGTGGGTACCGTGCTGCTTGTCACCGATGTTACCCACTACGAGCGGGCAGACAGGCTTAAAACCCAATTTGTGGCCACCGTTTCCCATGAGTTTCGCAATCCCCTAACTTCCATCGTCATGGCGGCGGAATTGCTTTTGGCGGGAAAACAGGTGGAACTAAGCGGCGAGGGGCTGGCCCTGACCCAGGCTATCCGTGATGATGCCCAGAGGCTGACCCGGTTGGTCAGCAACCTTTTAAACCTGTCCAAGCTGGAAGAAGGGGAAATTAAAATGGAGCTGGAGAGCGCCCGGGTGTGTGAAATGGTTACGGCCGCCATCGGCCCGCTGGAGCTTCAGCTAAAGGAAAAGGGTATTAAGTTAAATATTGAGATCCCTGAGGATCTGCCCAACGTTTTGGTGGACGCCACAAAAGCCACCTGGATTGTTACCAATCTGGTGGGTAATGCTATCCGCTACACGCCGGAAGAAGGCGATATTAATATCTTTGCCTGGCATAGGGACAGGAAAGTTTTCATCTCTGTCTGTGACAGCGGTGTGGGCATTGAACCGAGTAATCATAAAAAAATATTCGACAAATACGCACAGGTGAAAGGTAACGGCAGTGCCGGAGGCGCCGGACTGGGCCTGGCCATTGCCAAAGAGATAGTAGAGGCCCACGGAGGCCGTATCTGGGTGGAGAGTGACCTGGATAAGGGTGCCTGCTTTAAGTTTACGCTACCGGTAAAAGAGGAGGAGGAAAAAATACATGAGCAATAA
- a CDS encoding PAS domain-containing protein produces MSKSKRQLPVIQAEAVLQSLPEGTIVTDANATIRFINKRAAEIFAVDVAAAVGQPFINVFGHRKINRTIKKIN; encoded by the coding sequence ATGTCCAAATCCAAGCGGCAGCTTCCCGTAATTCAGGCGGAGGCGGTGTTGCAAAGCTTGCCGGAAGGAACTATTGTCACCGATGCTAACGCTACAATCCGCTTCATCAATAAACGTGCCGCAGAGATTTTCGCGGTGGATGTGGCTGCCGCGGTGGGACAACCCTTTATTAACGTTTTTGGCCATCGCAAAATTAACCGGACCATAAAAAAAATAAATTGA
- a CDS encoding epoxyqueuosine reductase, with translation MMTGEVKDFLYRQGVDLVGIAAIDEIPSYHPPRVVEDVLPGARSVVVIGRRMLRGSIESPSPRVSTAHSNSHYRQLERDCYEAGCFLERMNYQAATLPLMLPIEMSRERKGMSGDLSLKHLAVAAGLGKIGRSGLLLTKEFGSRVRLAAIVTTAELVPDHEMTDESPCEDCCACVKACPVQAIHDSGKVDVFKCLTHVQPYGLANFNIWLAKQMENPQGAQAALGDPNWWNYYQALALGMYYNCFRCINACPAWDGPGSC, from the coding sequence ATGATGACCGGAGAAGTTAAGGACTTTTTGTACAGGCAAGGTGTTGACTTGGTCGGTATTGCAGCTATTGATGAGATCCCGTCCTATCATCCACCGCGGGTTGTGGAAGATGTTCTGCCCGGCGCCCGTTCTGTTGTAGTGATCGGCCGCCGCATGCTGCGGGGATCCATTGAAAGTCCCAGCCCCCGTGTCTCCACGGCACACAGCAATTCACACTATAGGCAGCTGGAGCGGGATTGTTATGAAGCGGGCTGCTTTCTGGAGCGGATGAATTATCAGGCCGCCACACTTCCCCTGATGCTTCCCATCGAAATGAGCCGGGAGCGCAAAGGGATGTCGGGAGACCTATCGCTTAAGCATCTGGCTGTGGCTGCCGGTCTGGGAAAAATAGGCCGTAGCGGTTTGCTGTTGACAAAAGAATTTGGATCGCGTGTCAGGCTGGCTGCCATTGTTACCACAGCGGAGTTGGTGCCGGACCATGAAATGACAGATGAATCGCCCTGTGAGGACTGCTGTGCCTGTGTTAAAGCATGCCCGGTGCAGGCCATTCATGACAGCGGCAAGGTGGATGTGTTTAAATGTCTGACACATGTCCAACCATACGGATTGGCTAATTTCAATATCTGGTTGGCCAAACAGATGGAAAATCCACAGGGGGCACAAGCTGCATTAGGTGACCCTAATTGGTGGAACTACTATCAGGCGCTGGCTTTGGGTATGTACTATAACTGCTTCCGCTGCATAAATGCCTGCCCAGCCTGGGATGGTCCCGGGTCCTGTTAA
- a CDS encoding MFS transporter — translation MTEETRQSAGRWLMWAALALAYIIVYIHRVAPSVVADQLMETFAIRDGAVLGSLAAMYFYVYAVMQLPSGLMADSLGPRATVTIGVLFAGLGSLLFAAAPTISMAFFGRFLVGLGVSIIFVSILKFHAVWFLPREFAFITGLLLLVGNFGAMLATTPLAFLVDATSWQFSFVVIGAFSLVIAVASWIIVRDVPPNVVVAAETRPIGVRLRENLVQMTLVIRNWRTWPLFLVAFGLYGTLITFQGMWGVPYLMQVYGMGRTAAANLMLLVGAGMAVGSPLIGFFSDRLARRKAPYIFLAALGTLCWALLVFWNQGRPPVAALYPICFLFGVAGGGMTLTFTLGKEVNPPEFAGTAVAVVNIGGFLGIALMQPLLGFLLDLQWDGVLREGVKIYPQQAYFWAFSFGLAFMALAVIGALLAKETYGKNCYVEKK, via the coding sequence TTGACTGAAGAGACAAGACAAAGCGCCGGACGCTGGCTGATGTGGGCCGCTCTGGCGCTGGCGTATATTATTGTTTATATTCACCGGGTAGCCCCCAGTGTGGTGGCCGATCAATTGATGGAAACATTTGCCATTCGTGACGGCGCGGTGCTGGGCAGCCTGGCTGCCATGTATTTTTATGTTTATGCCGTTATGCAGCTGCCCAGCGGCTTAATGGCCGATTCACTGGGCCCCAGGGCCACTGTCACCATCGGGGTGCTGTTTGCCGGCCTTGGGTCTCTTTTATTTGCTGCTGCGCCCACCATTTCCATGGCTTTTTTCGGCAGGTTCCTGGTAGGGCTTGGCGTTTCCATTATTTTTGTTTCCATTCTTAAATTCCACGCAGTCTGGTTTTTGCCGCGGGAGTTTGCTTTTATCACCGGATTACTGTTGTTGGTGGGAAACTTTGGTGCCATGCTGGCCACTACTCCGCTGGCGTTTTTAGTTGACGCCACCAGTTGGCAGTTTTCCTTTGTGGTAATCGGCGCTTTTTCCCTGGTGATTGCGGTGGCTTCCTGGATTATTGTGCGGGATGTACCGCCAAATGTGGTTGTAGCCGCAGAAACCCGCCCCATAGGTGTGCGGCTGAGAGAAAATCTTGTGCAGATGACGCTGGTAATCCGTAACTGGCGAACCTGGCCGCTTTTTTTGGTGGCTTTTGGCCTTTACGGCACCCTGATAACTTTCCAGGGCATGTGGGGCGTGCCTTATTTGATGCAGGTTTATGGTATGGGCAGGACCGCTGCGGCCAACCTGATGTTGTTGGTGGGTGCCGGCATGGCGGTGGGATCACCCCTTATCGGCTTCTTCTCAGACCGTTTGGCCCGGCGCAAAGCACCTTATATATTCCTGGCAGCTTTGGGGACATTATGCTGGGCACTGCTTGTTTTCTGGAACCAGGGACGCCCGCCTGTGGCCGCACTGTACCCCATCTGCTTCTTATTTGGCGTCGCCGGCGGCGGTATGACGCTGACCTTTACGCTGGGCAAGGAAGTAAATCCCCCTGAATTTGCAGGTACCGCAGTTGCGGTGGTAAATATCGGCGGGTTTCTGGGGATTGCCCTGATGCAGCCCTTGTTGGGCTTTCTTTTGGACCTGCAGTGGGACGGAGTTTTACGGGAAGGGGTAAAAATTTATCCCCAACAGGCTTACTTCTGGGCATTTAGCTTTGGACTGGCCTTTATGGCCCTGGCGGTAATCGGGGCGTTACTTGCCAAAGAAACATACGGAAAAAATTGTTATGTAGAAAAAAAGTAA
- a CDS encoding long-chain-fatty-acid--CoA ligase, whose protein sequence is MRQLREAKPFSWLKSYPSDVRANLQYPEQSLSVFLERAVSQWPNQTATIFFGKKMTYAELADAVERFAAALAELGIKKGDRVAVMLPNCPQTIISYFAVLHLGAVVVPINPVNVGRELVPQLTEVGCKTIIYLDTRHPLIRSVREEAGIENAIYTGLQDFMPYIASFNYRYRQYRKGLSLTVEPEAGVLNFSDLLEKSAPKAPRAEIDPQNDLAVLQYTGGTTGTLKAAMLTHFNLVANALQIKEWFVGCEEGKEVFLAALPFFHVYGMTCVMNVALEMGATMVLHPRFYTEHALKDIERYRVSIFPGAPAMYVAINSHKDTPFRDLSSVRVSVSGAAALSPDVAYAFEEITGGMLVEGYGLTEASPVTHCNPLTKERKPGSVGVPMPDTECKIVDLEYGTKEMPVGVAGELIIRGPQVMKGYWNKPEETEETLRDGWLYTGDIARLDKSGYTFIVDRKKDMIISGGYNIYPQDIEEVILEMPEVEDVAVVGIPDRYRGETLKAYIVLKENANLTKADILSHCKERLAAYKIPRLLDFRRELPKNMVGKTLRRMLVEEEKSRPSGF, encoded by the coding sequence GTGAGGCAGTTGCGTGAGGCAAAACCGTTTTCCTGGCTGAAGTCGTACCCTTCTGATGTGAGGGCTAATTTGCAGTATCCTGAGCAGTCGTTGTCTGTTTTTTTGGAGCGCGCCGTCTCCCAATGGCCTAATCAAACGGCCACAATATTTTTTGGCAAAAAAATGACTTATGCCGAACTGGCTGATGCTGTGGAGCGCTTTGCCGCAGCACTGGCTGAACTGGGCATTAAAAAAGGTGACCGGGTAGCAGTGATGCTGCCCAACTGCCCGCAAACCATAATTAGCTATTTTGCCGTATTGCATTTGGGTGCGGTGGTGGTTCCCATTAATCCGGTCAATGTGGGCCGTGAGTTGGTGCCGCAGTTGACGGAGGTGGGCTGTAAGACCATTATTTATCTTGACACCCGCCATCCATTGATCCGGTCGGTCCGTGAGGAAGCGGGTATTGAGAATGCCATCTATACCGGGCTGCAGGATTTTATGCCCTATATTGCCTCATTTAATTACCGCTACCGACAGTACCGCAAAGGCTTGTCCCTTACTGTGGAGCCGGAAGCGGGCGTGCTTAATTTCTCTGATCTGCTGGAAAAGTCCGCCCCAAAAGCTCCCCGGGCAGAAATAGATCCGCAAAACGATTTGGCAGTCCTGCAGTATACCGGCGGAACCACAGGAACACTGAAGGCGGCCATGCTGACCCACTTCAATCTGGTAGCCAATGCGCTGCAGATTAAAGAATGGTTTGTGGGGTGCGAAGAGGGAAAGGAAGTCTTTTTAGCTGCGCTGCCTTTCTTTCATGTTTACGGTATGACCTGTGTGATGAACGTGGCTCTGGAGATGGGGGCCACCATGGTGCTGCATCCCCGGTTTTATACCGAACATGCCCTAAAAGACATAGAGCGCTACAGGGTCTCCATTTTCCCCGGCGCACCGGCCATGTATGTGGCCATTAATTCGCATAAAGATACACCGTTTCGCGATTTGTCTTCGGTGCGCGTCAGCGTAAGTGGTGCGGCGGCACTTTCCCCCGATGTAGCCTATGCGTTTGAAGAGATTACAGGCGGCATGTTGGTGGAGGGATACGGCCTTACCGAGGCCTCGCCGGTTACACATTGTAACCCGTTGACCAAGGAGCGTAAACCGGGCAGTGTGGGAGTTCCCATGCCGGATACGGAGTGTAAAATTGTGGATTTGGAGTATGGAACAAAAGAGATGCCGGTGGGTGTGGCCGGAGAGTTGATTATCCGGGGCCCCCAGGTGATGAAAGGGTACTGGAACAAGCCGGAAGAAACAGAAGAGACGCTGCGGGACGGCTGGTTATATACCGGTGATATTGCACGTCTTGATAAATCAGGATATACTTTTATTGTGGACCGGAAAAAAGATATGATTATTTCCGGGGGATATAATATTTACCCGCAGGACATTGAAGAAGTGATTCTGGAAATGCCTGAAGTGGAAGATGTGGCGGTGGTGGGCATCCCCGACCGCTACCGTGGCGAAACACTGAAGGCTTACATTGTACTGAAAGAAAACGCGAACCTGACCAAGGCAGATATTCTGTCCCATTGCAAGGAACGGCTGGCGGCTTATAAGATTCCCCGGCTCCTTGATTTTCGCCGGGAGTTGCCCAAAAACATGGTGGGCAAAACACTACGCCGCATGCTGGTTGAGGAAGAGAAAAGTCGTCCGTCGGGGTTCTAA
- a CDS encoding DUF169 domain-containing protein, with product MLCQNKFLQVVEDYIRPLTYPVAVKLIKEGEDFPAKTRFPKDVAGRWALCQGISMARRVGWKVGFRREDHSCIVAMMIFGYEEEPEAVKEGEIVYPYYAETAEAGKKTQEMTPRLPLDSVKGIVAAPLAKADFAADVVLVYGNSAQIIRLVQGALYRNGGKIDSSFTGRGACGSEIVVPYQTQECKVIIPGGGERVFAHTADDELVFAIPACKLDEVAFGVETTHKSGIARIPTPFMGMRAEPMYPEKYYEVAKQFGIED from the coding sequence ATGCTTTGTCAAAACAAGTTCCTACAGGTGGTTGAAGATTATATTCGTCCGCTGACATATCCGGTGGCTGTGAAGTTAATAAAAGAAGGAGAGGATTTTCCGGCAAAAACCCGCTTCCCCAAAGATGTGGCCGGACGTTGGGCGCTGTGTCAGGGAATTTCCATGGCCCGTCGTGTGGGCTGGAAAGTAGGTTTTAGGCGGGAAGACCATTCCTGTATAGTGGCCATGATGATATTTGGCTATGAGGAAGAGCCGGAAGCGGTAAAAGAAGGGGAAATCGTCTATCCTTATTATGCAGAAACTGCGGAGGCGGGCAAAAAGACCCAGGAAATGACCCCCCGCCTGCCCCTTGATTCGGTGAAAGGAATTGTGGCCGCACCCCTTGCCAAGGCTGATTTTGCCGCCGACGTGGTGCTGGTGTACGGCAATTCTGCGCAAATCATTCGTTTGGTTCAGGGAGCGCTCTACCGCAATGGTGGAAAAATTGACTCCAGCTTTACCGGCCGGGGCGCCTGCGGCAGCGAAATCGTGGTGCCTTATCAAACCCAGGAATGCAAAGTAATTATACCCGGTGGCGGAGAGAGGGTTTTTGCCCATACCGCCGATGACGAGTTGGTCTTTGCCATTCCGGCCTGCAAGCTGGACGAGGTTGCTTTTGGGGTGGAAACAACCCATAAAAGCGGCATTGCCCGGATTCCCACGCCGTTTATGGGTATGCGTGCCGAGCCCATGTATCCGGAAAAGTATTATGAGGTGGCAAAACAGTTTGGCATCGAAGATTAA
- the pyrR gene encoding bifunctional pyr operon transcriptional regulator/uracil phosphoribosyltransferase PyrR, with translation MRIKKQIMDAEGVRRALTRIAHEIVERNKGTEGLVLLGIRTRGVPLAERIARKISIIEGTMPPVGYVDITLYRDDLTYFEEKPPAAQTKVNVPITDSKVILVDDVLFTGRTIRAAMDAVIDWGRPQCIQLAVLVDRGHRELPIRADYVGKNVPTSHRENIAVVLEEVDNEPDQALITESGH, from the coding sequence ATGAGGATTAAGAAACAGATTATGGATGCCGAAGGTGTGCGGCGTGCCCTGACCCGTATTGCCCATGAAATTGTGGAACGAAATAAAGGCACCGAAGGGCTGGTGCTGTTGGGAATCCGCACCCGCGGCGTACCTCTGGCCGAACGGATTGCGCGAAAAATAAGTATCATTGAGGGGACCATGCCCCCTGTGGGGTATGTGGACATCACCCTTTATCGTGATGATTTGACCTATTTTGAGGAGAAGCCGCCAGCGGCTCAGACAAAAGTGAATGTGCCCATTACAGACAGTAAGGTGATTTTGGTGGATGATGTGCTGTTTACCGGACGCACAATCCGTGCTGCCATGGATGCGGTCATTGATTGGGGGCGCCCGCAGTGCATTCAGCTTGCTGTGCTGGTGGATCGTGGACATCGCGAACTACCCATCCGCGCCGATTATGTGGGCAAGAATGTCCCCACCAGCCACCGCGAGAACATCGCCGTGGTACTGGAAGAAGTGGATAACGAGCCGGATCAGGCCTTAATTACCGAATCCGGTCATTAA
- a CDS encoding RluA family pseudouridine synthase has protein sequence MATSFITVDEVLAGERLDVAVSRHVEELTRARVQKLIAEDYVQVDGKPQKANYRLRAGETVEVTVPEVKPAEIAAEKIDLDILYEDQDVLVLNKPKGLVIHPAAGHAGGTLVNALLHHCDDLSGIGGEARPGIVHRLDKDTSGVMVVAKNDRAHLSLSRQFKAHSVTREYVAIVHGEPAVEQGTIDAAIARHPKERKKMALTTAEKGRRAVTHFKVLDRFGEYSYLALRLETGRTHQIRVHLSSLGHPVVGDPVYGYKKQKFKLSGQALHARLLGFNHPTDHRYLEFAGEPPEEFRRLLNLLRGKGEAQDED, from the coding sequence ATGGCCACATCATTTATCACCGTGGATGAGGTTTTGGCCGGTGAACGGTTGGATGTGGCGGTGTCCCGCCATGTTGAAGAGCTGACCCGAGCCAGGGTGCAAAAGCTCATTGCAGAAGATTATGTGCAGGTGGACGGTAAGCCGCAAAAAGCAAATTATCGACTCCGGGCCGGTGAAACGGTGGAAGTAACAGTACCGGAGGTAAAACCGGCGGAAATTGCCGCGGAAAAAATAGACCTGGATATTTTATATGAGGATCAGGATGTGTTGGTTCTTAACAAACCTAAGGGACTGGTGATTCATCCCGCCGCCGGCCATGCGGGGGGGACACTGGTTAATGCCCTTTTGCATCACTGTGATGATTTATCAGGCATAGGTGGGGAAGCCCGCCCCGGTATTGTGCACCGGCTGGATAAAGACACATCGGGAGTGATGGTGGTGGCCAAAAACGACCGGGCTCATTTGTCCCTTTCCCGGCAATTTAAAGCACACAGTGTCACCCGGGAGTACGTGGCCATAGTGCATGGTGAACCTGCGGTGGAGCAGGGGACCATTGATGCCGCCATTGCCCGTCATCCTAAGGAAAGAAAGAAGATGGCTCTGACCACGGCGGAAAAAGGCCGTCGCGCCGTCACTCATTTTAAAGTTCTGGATCGTTTTGGAGAATACTCTTATCTGGCATTGCGTTTGGAAACGGGCCGTACTCATCAGATCCGGGTGCATCTTTCTTCTCTGGGGCACCCGGTTGTGGGAGACCCGGTCTATGGCTATAAAAAGCAGAAATTTAAGTTGTCCGGACAGGCCCTGCATGCCCGCCTGCTGGGGTTTAATCACCCGACAGACCACCGCTACCTGGAGTTTGCCGGTGAGCCGCCGGAGGAATTCAGGCGACTGTTAAATTTGTTGCGGGGGAAAGGAGAAGCCCAGGATGAGGATTAA
- the lgt gene encoding prolipoprotein diacylglyceryl transferase → MHPILFEVGGLSVYGYGAMLAIAFAVGVWGLTREGKRAGLSEDRLFEMVIWIMIAAILGSRILYILLELPRYLADPITVFHVRSGGLSFHGGLIAGIAVGIWYSRRHNMPPGKVADLVAPFLMLGYGIVRIGCLLNGCCFGRRSDVAWALPASYVDDALRHPTQLYAFLASMLIFAVLMWRRNKTRFDGQLFLEFILYYSIYRFVVEHFREVSAYAGFLTLGQAVSLIGAVGAFVAIRIWPLGRKA, encoded by the coding sequence ATGCATCCGATTTTGTTTGAGGTTGGCGGTTTGAGTGTTTACGGATATGGAGCCATGCTGGCCATTGCCTTTGCTGTGGGTGTGTGGGGACTGACCCGGGAAGGAAAACGGGCGGGACTCTCTGAAGACAGGCTCTTTGAGATGGTTATCTGGATAATGATTGCTGCCATTCTGGGCTCCCGCATCCTCTATATATTGCTGGAGCTGCCCAGATATCTGGCGGATCCCATTACGGTGTTTCATGTCCGCAGCGGCGGGCTTTCTTTTCACGGCGGTCTTATTGCCGGAATCGCCGTAGGTATTTGGTATTCCCGGCGCCATAACATGCCGCCGGGTAAAGTGGCGGACCTGGTGGCGCCGTTTTTGATGCTGGGCTATGGCATAGTGCGCATCGGCTGCCTGTTAAACGGCTGCTGTTTTGGCCGGCGCAGCGATGTTGCCTGGGCTCTTCCCGCCTCTTATGTGGATGATGCCCTGCGCCATCCCACTCAGCTCTATGCTTTTTTGGCTTCCATGTTGATTTTTGCAGTGTTAATGTGGCGGAGAAATAAAACCCGTTTTGACGGCCAGTTGTTTTTGGAATTTATCCTATACTACAGTATTTATCGTTTTGTGGTGGAGCATTTCCGTGAAGTCAGCGCCTACGCCGGTTTTCTCACACTGGGGCAGGCCGTCAGCCTGATTGGTGCGGTGGGCGCCTTTGTGGCCATCCGCATCTGGCCCCTGGGGAGGAAAGCCTGA